One Drosophila santomea strain STO CAGO 1482 chromosome X, Prin_Dsan_1.1, whole genome shotgun sequence DNA segment encodes these proteins:
- the LOC120456946 gene encoding uncharacterized protein LOC120456946 produces the protein MGDASGTLNQDGKELDSLEGRRHQEPLKCQHRMLSRWAMYTILGPTTRVFIGTAAFWCTSSLLQFHSNYFECHIRPVNRFREGADLCAVGFKAVYAWMRRQEPLEPSMPPEKLVMLIHTAMQLEMPKLLALCYGLLCTERFREELAFQVYLKALKYPQLEALRKVMLQRIGTAFVAVIGGCDFPCMPLEDVMTMLQQNSLGVNTEMEVLVGIVRWLTVNAHDIARATPPLMDCLRLTLLPLAMLHKFWHRAMAPLQPNEPFMNFVRGHPMMRARISCAITVAQLQHLYRTRREFLESCRARGFLVDVPREWIYDEECSYHLARPSAPYSHTIRVQIAIDYALRRNERLTESAERWRRRFRPFLSPADDLDTIDEVPEDKDEEAEVPAAPAVPAVPAVPESAILRAREAIARELQDLRQILNALMERASRRAELGHRLERRIRELERENSSGFEGHAIRNETSRENSHNFQLLEAGLSNTYSDSESESEVQDASDSYYFEHICRLRALFLPETEVPRQETPAEDVRPMESFVLNDDLMINKLLEQLDVGEMS, from the exons ATGGGGGACGCCAGTGGCACACTAAATCAGGACGGAAAGGAGTTGGATTCCCTGGAAGGGCGTCGCCACCAGGAACCCCTTAAATGCCAACATAGGATGCTCTCCAGGTGGGCGATGTATACGATTCTGGGTCCCACGACGCGGGTTTTTATAGGAACAGCCGCTTTTTGGTGTACTTCTTCACTTTTGCAATTTCATAGCAACTATTTTGAATGCCACATTCGCCCG GTGAATCGCTTTCGCGAGGGCGCCGACCTCTGTGCCGTGGGCTTTAAAGCTGTTTACGCCTGGATGCGAAGGCAGGAGCCACTGGAACCATCGATGCCGCCGGAGAAGCTGGTGATGCTCATTCACACGGCCATGCAGCTGGAGATGCCAAAGCTGCTGGCGCTGTGTTATGGGCTCTTGTGCACTGAGCGCTTTCGGGAGGAGCTCGCCTTTCAGGTTTATCTGAAGGCATTGAAATATCCGCAGCTTGAAGCGCTGCGCAAAGTGATGCTTCAGAGGATCGGCACGGCATTTGTGGCCGTGATTGGGGGATGTGACTTTCCGTGCATGCCCCTGGAGGATGTGATGACCATGCTGCAGCAGAACTCGCTGGGTGTCAACACCGAGATGGAGGTGCTGGTGGGCATTGTCAGGTGGCTGACAGTCAATGCGCATGATATTGCCAGAGCGACGCCACCGCTGATGGACTGCCTACGGCTCACTCTATTGCCACTGGCCATGCTGCACAAGTTCTGGCACAGAGCCATGGCTCCATTGCAGCCCAACGAACCCTTCATGAACTTCGTTCGTGGCCATCCGATGATGCGGGCGAGGATCAGCTGTGCGATTACCGTGGCGCAGTTGCAGCATTTGTACAGGACTCGTCGCGAGTTTCTCGAGTCCTGTCGCGCGAGGGGTTTCCTCGTCGATGTGCCCAGGGAGTGGATATACGACGAGGAATGCTCCTATCATTTGGCCAGGCCCAGTGCTCCCTATTCCCACACAATCCGTGTTCAGATCGCCATAGACTACGCACTACGCAGGAATGAGCGACTTACGGAATCTGCAGAACGATGGCGCAGACGTTTTAGGCCATTTCTGTCGCCTGCCGATGATCTGGACACCATCGATGAGGTGCCCGAGGACAAGGATGAGGAGGCCGAAgtgccagcagcaccagcagtgCCAGCAGTGCCAGCAGTGCCTGAATCTGCAATCCTGCGTGCCCGTGAAGCCATCGCCCGCGAGCTCCAAGACCTGCGGCAGATTCTCAACGCACTGATGGAGCGGGCAAGCAGACGGGCTGAGCTGGGTCACCGACTGGAGCGACGCATTCGGGAGCTTGAAAGGGAAAACTCGTCGGGTTTCGAGGGCCACGCAATCCGCAATGAGACAAGTCGCGAGAATTCCCATAATTTCCAACTGCTGGAAGCTGGCCTCAGCAATACCTATTCCGattccgagtccgagtccgaggTTCAGGACGCCAGTGATTCTTATTATTTTGAGCATATCTGTCGCTTGAGGGCGTTATTCCTGCCGGAAACCGAAGTTCCTCGCCAGGAAACGCCCGCGGAGGATGTGCGTCCCATGGAAAGCTTTGTGCTGAATGACGATCTGATGATCAACAAGTTATTGGAGCAACTCGATGTGGGCGAAATGAGCTAG
- the LOC120456125 gene encoding uncharacterized protein LOC120456125, producing the protein MARYLYADHILEVFNVFHRPLHLDEVATYVAEMEAKTVDEVRLAVDNTLTAGWMHGFLATEEGLFTLICGYWDETQPIGGRKGKHHTAQAMLRSS; encoded by the coding sequence ATGGCACGTTACCTCTACGCTGACCACATTTTGGAGGTCTTCAACGTGTTCCATCGACCACTCCACCTGGACGAGGTGGCCACCTATGTGGCCGAGATGGAGGCCAAGACCGTTGACGAGGTGCGCCTGGCGGTGGACAACACGCTCACCGCCGGCTGGATGCACGGATTCCTGGCCACGGAGGAGGGCCTCTTTACGCTGATCTGCGGCTACTGGGATGAAACCCAGCCGATTGGTGGCAGGAAGGGGAAACACCACACTGCGCAAGCCATGCTAAGGAGTTCTTAG
- the LOC120455307 gene encoding DNA repair endonuclease XPF, with amino-acid sequence MSDSGAENADKGAENELPEKVEPVKLLETIADPAPQGEEDVEEYLKSKNIILLDYEKQMFLDLVEADGLLVCAKGLNYDRVVISILKAYSDSGNLVLVINSSDWEEQYYKSKMEPKYVHEVANTATERERVYLEGGLQFISTRILVVDLLKQRIPIELISGIIVMRAHTIIESCQEAFALRLYRQKNKTGFVKAFSSSPEAFTIGYSHVERTMRNLFVKQLYIWPRFHESVRAVLQPWKIQSIEMHVPISQSITSIQSHILEIMNFLVQEIKRINRTVDMEAVTVENCVTKTFHKILQAQLDCIWHQLNSQTKLIVADLKILRSLMISTMYHDAVSAYAFMKRYRSTEYALSNSGWTLLDAAEQIFKLSRQRVFNGQQEFEPEPCPKWQTLTDLLTKEIPGDMQRCRQSEQPKVLILCQDARTCHQLKQYLTQGGPRFLLQQALHHEVPVGKLSDNYAKESQTRGAATKDVSSNKETRKEEVSGSQPPPAGMDELAQLLSESETEGQHFEESYMLTMTQPVEIEPAIDIKPDPDVSMFETIPELEQFDVTAALASVPYQPYICLQTFKTEREGSMALERMLEQLQPHYVVMYNMNVTAIRQLEVFEARRRLPPAERMKVYFLIHARTVEEQAYLTSLRRDKAAFEFIIDTKSKMVIPKYQDGKTDEAFLLLKNYDDELTDENAKSRQAGGQAPQAPKETPKVIVDMREFRSDLPCLIHKRGLEVLPLTITIGDYILTPEICVERKSISDLIGSLNSGRLYNQCVQMQRHYAKPILLIEFDQNKPFHLQGKFMLSQQTSMANADIVQKLQLLTLHFPKLRLIWSPSPYATAQLFEELKLGKPEPDPQTAAALGSDEPTAGEQLHFNSGIYDFLLRLPGVHTRNIHGLLRKGGSLRQLLLRSQKELEELLQSQESAKLLYDILHVAHLPEKDEVVGSTALLAASKQFGAGSHNRFRMAAAASRRGRR; translated from the exons ATGTCCGATTCGGGTGCGGAAAATGCCGATAAAGGGGCAGAAAATGAACTGCCGGAGAAAGTGGAGCCCGTCAAGCTGCTGGAAACAATCGCCGATCCCGCACCACAGGGGGAAGAGGATGTAGAGGAGTATTTAAAGAGCAAAAACATAATCCTTCTCGACTacgaaaaacaaatgtttCTCGATTTGGTCGAGGCCGATGGTCTTCTGGTTTGCGCCAA GGGTCTGAACTACGACCGCGTTGTAATCAGTATCCTTAAGGCCTACAGCGATTCTGGTAATCTGGTGCTTGTGATCAACAGTTCCGACTGGGAGGAGCAGTATTACAAATCCAAAATGGAACCGAAATACGTCCACGAAGTGGCCAACACGGCCACCGAAAG AGAGCGCGTATATCTGGAAGGCGGGCTGCAGTTCATCAGCACGCGCATCCTGGTGGTGGATCTGCTGAAGCAGCGAATTCCCATCGAGCTGATCAGCGGAATCATTGTGATGCGGGCGCACACCATAATCGAAAGTTGCCAGGAGGCATTCGCCTTGCGATTGTACCGTCAGAAGAACAAAACCGGATTCGTGAAGGCTTTCTCCAGCAGCCCGGAGGCCTTCACCATTGGATACTCGCATGTGGAGCGGACCATGCGCAATCTGTTCGTAAAGCAATTGTATATCTGGCCCCGTTTCCATGAGAGCGTGCGTGCCGTCTTGCAGCCATGGAAGATACAATCAATCGAGATGCATGTTCCAATTAGTCAGAGCATAACATCCATTCAATCGCACATTCTAGAGATAATGAACTTCCTAGTGCAGGAGATCAAGCGGATCAATCGTACTGTGGACATGGAGGCCGTCACCGTGGAGAACTGTGTGACCAAAACGTTCCACAAGATCCTGCAGGCGCAGCTGGATTGCATCTGGCATCAGCTTAATTCCCAGACAAAGCTAATAGTAGCGGATCTTAAGATCCTGCGCAGTTTAATGAT CTCCACCATGTACCACGATGCTGTGAGCGCCTATGCCTTTATGAAACGCTATCGGAGCACGGAGTACGCCCTGAGCAACTCGGGATGGACTTTACTAGACGCCGCCGAACAGATCTTCAAGTTATCCAGGCAGCGTGTTTTCAACGGGCAGCAGG AGTTCGAACCGGAGCCGTGTCCCAAATGGCAAACTCTTACGGATCTGCTCACCAAGGAAATACCCGGTGATATGCAACGGTGCAGGCAATCGGAGCAACCGAAAGTTCTGATCCTCTGCCAGGACGCACGTACATGTCATCAGTTGAAACAGTATCTCACGCAAGGCGGCCCACGTTTTCTGCTCCAGCAGGCATTGCATCATGAAGTGCCGGTGGGCAAACTCAGTGACAACTACGCCAAAGAGAGCCAAACTAGGGGAGCAGCTACAAAGGATGTTTCCTCCAACAAGGAGACCCGTAAGGAAGAGGTTTCTGGTTCTCAGCCACCTCCAGCTGGTATGGATGAACTGGCCCAGCTATTAAGCGAATCGGAAACGGAGGGCCAGCACTTCGAGGAGAGTTACATGCTCACCATGACGCAACCCGTGGAAATCGAGCCTGCAATAGACATTAAACCCGATCCGGATGTGTCCATGTTCGAGACCATACCAGAACTAGAACAATTTGATGTCACTGCGGCACTGGCCAGTGTTCCCTATCAGCCCTACATTTGCTTGCAGACCTTTAAAACGGAGAGGGAGGGTTCCATGGCACTGGAGCGCATgctggagcaactgcagccgCACTATGTGGTCATGTACAACATGAACGTGACGGCCATTCGGCAATTGGAGGTCTTTGAAGCCAGGCGTCGTCTGCCGCCTGCTGAACGCATGAAAGTGTATTTCCTGATCCATGCACGCACAGTGGAGGAGCAAGCCTATCTGACCAGCTTGCGTCGCGATAAGGCAGCCTTCGAGTTCATCATCGACACTAAAAGT AAAATGGTGATTCCAAAGTATCAGGATGGAAAGACAGATGAAGCGTTCTTGTTATTGAAGAATTACGACGATGAATTGACGGACGAGAATGCCAAGAGTCGTCAAGCAGGTGGGCAAGCTCCTCAGGCGCCCAAGGAGACGCCAAAAGTGATTGTGGATATGCGCGAGTTCCGCTCAGATCTGCCCTGTTTGATTCACAAGCGTGGTCTTGAAGTATTGCCCTTAACCATTACGATTGGCGATTATATACTCACACCAGAAATTTGTGTGGAGCGAAAGTCCATTTCCGATTTGATTGGGTCTCTGAACTCGGGAAGATTGTACAACCAATGCGTGCAGATGCAGCGACATTATGCCAAGCCCATCCTTCTGATCGAGTTCGATCAGAATAAGCCCTTTCATCTTCAGGGCAAATTCATGTTATCCCAGCAGACCAGCATGGCCAACGCAGATATTGTACAGAAACTACAGCTCCTCACGTTGCATTTTCCCAAGCTGCGACTCATTTGGTCGCCCAGTCCGTATGCCACTGCCCAGCTCTTTGAGGAGCTGAAGCTGGGAAAACCGGAACCAGATCCCCAAACGGCGGCGGCCTTGGGCAGCGACGAACCAACGGCGGGCGAGCAACTGCACTTCAACAGCGGCATTTACGATTTTCTGCTACGGCTGCCCGGCGTTCACACGCGGAATATACACGGATTGCTCCGGAAGGGCGGCAGCCTGCGGCAATTGTTGCTGCGCAGCCaaaaggagctggaggagctgctgcagtcGCAGGAGAGCGCCAAGCTGCTCTACGATATCCTGCATGTGGCCCATCTGCCGGAGAAGGACGAGGTGGTTGGCTCGACGGCGCTGCTGGCAGCTAGCAAGCAATTTGGCGCCGGATCGCACAATCGCTTCAGAATGGCGGCAGCCGCATCGAGAAGGGGTCGCCGATGA